In the Klebsiella aerogenes KCTC 2190 genome, one interval contains:
- the phnC gene encoding phosphonate ABC transporter ATP-binding protein, which translates to MNSSLAAVAETEFSLTTPIAPTRQRKVLSVRNLSKSYNAQQTVLDNISFDLHAGELVGVIGRSGAGKSTLLHVLNGTHSATGGEILSFPEVGMPHDVSRLKGRALNAWRSECGMIFQDFCLVPRLDVLTNVLLGRLSQTSTLKSLFKVFPDADRARAISLLEWMNMLPHALQRAENLSGGQMQRVAICRALMQNPGILLADEPVASLDPKNTQRIMNVLREISDQGISVMVNLHSVELVKEYCTRVIGVAKGRIIFDDHPAQLTQDVLHRLYGDEISQLH; encoded by the coding sequence ATGAACAGCTCTCTTGCCGCGGTGGCGGAAACCGAATTTTCGCTAACTACGCCCATCGCCCCAACCCGGCAGCGGAAAGTCTTAAGCGTGCGCAACCTGAGTAAATCTTACAATGCGCAGCAAACCGTTCTCGATAACATCAGCTTTGACCTCCATGCCGGCGAGCTGGTGGGCGTGATTGGCCGCTCGGGAGCCGGGAAATCCACCCTGCTGCATGTCCTGAACGGTACTCACAGCGCCACCGGCGGTGAAATACTCAGCTTTCCGGAAGTCGGTATGCCCCATGATGTTTCACGCCTGAAAGGACGCGCGCTCAATGCCTGGCGCAGCGAATGCGGCATGATTTTCCAGGACTTCTGCCTTGTGCCGCGCCTTGATGTGCTGACTAACGTACTGCTCGGCCGCCTGAGTCAAACCTCAACCCTGAAGTCGCTGTTTAAGGTTTTCCCCGACGCCGACCGGGCACGCGCGATTTCCCTTCTCGAGTGGATGAATATGTTGCCGCACGCCTTGCAGCGGGCGGAAAACCTCTCCGGCGGCCAGATGCAGCGCGTAGCGATTTGCCGCGCGCTGATGCAAAACCCCGGGATCCTGCTGGCGGATGAACCCGTCGCCTCGCTCGATCCCAAAAACACCCAGCGCATCATGAATGTACTGCGGGAAATCAGCGACCAGGGGATTAGCGTGATGGTCAACCTGCATTCGGTCGAACTGGTCAAAGAGTACTGCACCCGGGTCATTGGCGTCGCCAAAGGCCGCATCATTTTCGACGATCATCCGGCACAGCTAACTCAGGATGTCCTGCATCGGTTGTACGGCGATGAAATTAGCCAATTGCATTAA
- the ecpR gene encoding ECP biosynthesis operon DNA-binding transcriptional regulator EcpR, producing MDDQCSLDKCIWPAHDTYFLKGLSELILDIEELIYLSLDKICKDFLFINLSTNALNYFIRYDNDWLAKAKGKQIILIAARKSEALANYWYYNGDIRGVVYVDLARDIRKDLAYVINGRFLRKDIKKEKITDREMTVIRMTAQGMHPKSIARIENCSVKTIYTHRRNAEAKLYSKIYKLVM from the coding sequence ATGGACGATCAATGCTCCCTTGATAAGTGTATTTGGCCAGCACATGATACTTATTTTTTAAAAGGCTTGTCGGAACTCATCTTAGATATCGAAGAACTTATTTATTTGTCACTGGATAAAATATGTAAGGACTTTTTGTTTATCAATCTGAGTACCAATGCATTAAATTACTTTATTCGCTATGACAACGACTGGTTAGCCAAGGCCAAGGGCAAACAAATCATTCTGATTGCCGCGAGAAAGTCAGAAGCGTTAGCCAATTATTGGTATTACAACGGTGATATTCGCGGCGTGGTGTATGTCGACCTCGCGCGCGATATAAGAAAAGATCTGGCCTATGTAATTAATGGTCGGTTTCTGCGTAAAGATATTAAGAAAGAAAAAATTACTGACCGGGAAATGACGGTGATCAGAATGACGGCCCAGGGAATGCATCCGAAATCTATCGCCAGAATTGAAAATTGCAGTGTGAAAACTATTTATACCCATCGGCGAAATGCTGAGGCCAAGCTGTATTCAAAAATTTATAAATTAGTTATGTAA
- the ecpA gene encoding common pilus major fimbrillin subunit EcpA: MKKKVIAIALVTAFAGMGVAQAADVTAQAVATWSATAKKDTSSKLVVTPLGSLAFQYAEGIKGFNSQKGLFDVAVEGDTTATAFKLTSRLITNTLTQLDTSGSTLSVGVDYNGAAVEKSADTIMIDTANGVLGGNLSALSNGYNTAGRTTAQDGFNFSIISGTTDGTTAVTDYSTLPEGIWSGDVSVQFDATWTS; this comes from the coding sequence ATGAAAAAAAAGGTTATTGCTATTGCTCTGGTAACGGCGTTTGCTGGAATGGGTGTTGCTCAGGCTGCTGATGTCACTGCTCAGGCCGTTGCTACCTGGTCTGCAACCGCGAAAAAAGACACTTCCAGCAAACTGGTTGTTACCCCGCTTGGCAGCCTGGCTTTCCAGTATGCCGAAGGGATTAAAGGCTTTAACTCACAAAAAGGTCTGTTTGATGTTGCGGTTGAAGGCGATACCACGGCGACTGCCTTCAAACTGACTTCACGTCTTATCACTAACACTCTGACTCAGCTGGATACCTCCGGCTCAACGCTGAGCGTGGGCGTGGATTATAACGGCGCCGCGGTAGAAAAGAGTGCTGACACCATCATGATCGACACCGCTAACGGCGTACTGGGCGGCAACCTCAGCGCGCTGTCTAACGGCTACAACACCGCAGGCCGCACCACCGCGCAGGACGGCTTTAACTTCTCCATCATCAGCGGTACCACCGACGGCACCACCGCGGTAACCGATTACAGCACGCTGCCGGAAGGGATCTGGAGCGGTGACGTGAGCGTGCAGTTCGACGCAACCTGGACCAGCTGA
- a CDS encoding fimbrial biogenesis outer membrane usher protein encodes MPLRRITPGLNALLASGMVLLLAPYSDSLAAERVQQIGGVIIPQAFNQALQDGMSIPLFIHLEGSRDNQNDQRIGAAYIWLDGDVLRVRQITLEEGDDNARVSDETRQQLRHLSNEAFNDALKIPLTDAAQLQLSLRQLLLQLVVKREALGTVLRSRSEDIGQSSVKTFSNNLTYNLGVYNNQMRSGGSNTSSYLSLNSVSALREHHVVLDGSLYGIGTSHQDNELYKAMYERDFAGHRFAGGMLDTWNLQSLGPMTAISAGKIYGASWGNQASSTVFDNSQSATPVVAFLPAAGEVHLMRDGRLLSVQNFVMGNHEVDTRGLPYGIYDVNVEVIVNGRVVSKRTQRVNKLFTRGRGAGAPLAWQIWGGSFHMDRWSESGKKTQPAKESWLAGASASGSLSTLSWAATGYGYDNNAVGETRITLPLTEAVNINLQNMLASDSSWSSIGSVSATLPGGFSSLWINQEKTVIGDKLRRSDADNRAIGGTLNLNALWSKLGTFSISYNDDRRYNSHYYTADYYQTIYSGSFGSLGLRAGLQRYNNGDSNANTGKYIALDLSLPLGNWFSAGMTHQNGYTMANISARKQFNEGAIRTVGANISRAISGDTGDDKTLSGGAYTQFETRYTNGTLNVNSGADGYVNTNLTASGSVGWQGKNIAASGRTDGNAGVIFNTGLEDDGKLSAKVNGRIVQLSGKRNYLPLSPYSRYEVELQNSKNSIDSYDIVSGRKSHLTLYPGNVAVIEPEVKQMVTVSGRIRAEDGTLLANARINNHIGRTRTDENGEFVMDVDKKYPTIDFSYGGNKTCEVALELSQARGAVWVGDVVCSGLSSWAAVQQTGEGNES; translated from the coding sequence ATGCCTTTACGACGGATCACCCCTGGACTGAACGCGCTGCTTGCCTCCGGCATGGTTCTTTTGCTGGCGCCATATAGCGACAGCCTGGCCGCCGAGCGCGTGCAGCAAATCGGCGGCGTGATTATCCCGCAGGCTTTCAACCAGGCTTTGCAGGACGGCATGAGCATTCCTCTGTTTATTCATCTTGAAGGCAGCCGCGATAATCAGAACGATCAGCGTATCGGCGCCGCGTATATCTGGCTTGATGGCGACGTGCTGCGGGTTCGGCAAATCACCCTTGAAGAGGGCGATGACAACGCTCGCGTCAGCGACGAGACACGTCAACAGCTCAGACATTTATCCAATGAGGCTTTCAACGACGCGCTGAAGATCCCCTTAACCGATGCCGCGCAGCTGCAACTTAGTCTGCGCCAGTTGCTGCTACAACTGGTGGTGAAACGTGAGGCGCTGGGAACCGTGCTGCGGTCGCGCAGCGAGGATATTGGCCAGTCGAGCGTTAAAACTTTCAGTAATAACCTTACCTACAACCTCGGGGTCTACAACAACCAGATGCGTAGCGGTGGCAGTAATACCTCCAGCTATCTGTCACTCAATAGCGTTAGCGCGCTGCGCGAGCATCACGTGGTGCTCGACGGCTCGCTGTACGGCATCGGCACCAGCCACCAGGACAACGAACTGTATAAAGCGATGTACGAGCGCGACTTCGCCGGGCACCGTTTTGCCGGCGGAATGCTGGATACCTGGAACTTACAATCGCTGGGGCCGATGACCGCGATTTCGGCCGGTAAAATCTACGGCGCGTCGTGGGGCAACCAGGCCAGTTCGACGGTATTTGATAACAGCCAGTCGGCGACGCCGGTGGTGGCATTCTTACCGGCGGCAGGCGAGGTCCACCTGATGCGTGACGGACGCCTGTTAAGCGTGCAGAACTTCGTTATGGGGAATCATGAAGTTGATACCCGAGGCCTGCCTTACGGTATTTACGACGTTAACGTCGAAGTTATCGTCAACGGAAGAGTGGTCAGCAAACGCACCCAACGCGTCAACAAGCTGTTTACTCGCGGACGCGGCGCGGGCGCGCCGCTGGCCTGGCAAATCTGGGGCGGCAGTTTCCATATGGACCGCTGGTCGGAAAGCGGTAAAAAGACGCAGCCGGCGAAAGAGAGCTGGCTGGCGGGGGCGTCGGCTTCCGGATCGCTGAGTACGCTCAGTTGGGCGGCCACCGGCTACGGTTACGATAACAATGCCGTCGGCGAAACGCGCATCACGCTGCCGCTGACCGAGGCGGTGAATATCAACCTGCAAAACATGCTGGCCAGCGACAGCTCCTGGAGCAGCATTGGCAGCGTCAGCGCCACCTTACCCGGCGGCTTTAGCTCGCTGTGGATTAACCAGGAAAAGACCGTTATCGGCGATAAGCTGCGCCGCAGCGATGCCGACAACCGGGCGATCGGCGGCACGCTGAACCTGAACGCCCTGTGGTCAAAACTAGGCACTTTCAGCATCAGCTACAACGATGACCGCCGTTACAACAGCCATTACTACACGGCGGATTATTACCAGACGATTTATAGCGGCTCTTTTGGCTCGCTAGGCCTGCGCGCGGGCTTACAGCGCTATAACAACGGCGATAGCAACGCCAACACCGGGAAATATATCGCCCTCGATTTATCGCTGCCGCTGGGCAACTGGTTCAGCGCCGGGATGACCCATCAGAATGGCTATACCATGGCCAACATTTCGGCGCGTAAGCAGTTTAATGAAGGGGCGATTCGAACCGTCGGCGCCAATATTTCGCGGGCGATTTCCGGCGATACCGGCGACGACAAAACCTTAAGCGGCGGCGCTTATACGCAGTTCGAAACGCGTTATACCAACGGTACGCTGAACGTCAACAGCGGCGCCGACGGCTACGTGAACACCAACCTGACCGCCAGCGGCAGCGTCGGCTGGCAGGGGAAAAATATCGCCGCCAGCGGGCGAACCGACGGCAACGCCGGAGTGATCTTCAATACCGGGCTGGAAGACGACGGCAAGCTCAGCGCTAAGGTTAACGGGCGCATCGTGCAGCTCAGCGGTAAACGCAACTACCTGCCGTTGTCGCCGTACAGCCGCTATGAAGTCGAACTGCAGAACAGTAAAAACTCGATCGACAGCTACGACATTGTCAGCGGTCGTAAGAGTCACCTGACGCTTTATCCCGGTAACGTGGCGGTGATCGAGCCGGAAGTGAAGCAAATGGTCACCGTCTCCGGGCGCATCCGCGCCGAAGACGGCACGCTGCTGGCGAACGCGCGCATTAATAACCATATCGGGCGCACCCGCACCGATGAGAACGGTGAATTTGTCATGGATGTCGATAAAAAATATCCCACCATTGATTTTAGCTACGGCGGAAATAAAACCTGTGAAGTGGCGCTGGAGCTCAGCCAGGCGCGCGGTGCGGTGTGGGTAGGGGACGTAGTATGCAGCGGTCTCTCTTCATGGGCGGCGGTGCAGCAGACAGGAGAAGGTAATGAAAGCTAA
- the ecpD gene encoding fimbrial adhesin EcpD: protein MVAMLAELSISQTYAAISKTTWSDAPAREFVFVENNSDDNFFVTPGGALDPRMTGANRWTGLKYNGSGTIYQQSLGYIDNGYNTGLNANWKFDMWLENSPVSHPLLGLRCINWYGGCDMATSLIQPQTTDASGFYGATVTSGGAKWMHGMMSDAFYQYLQQMPVGGSFTMTINACQTSVAYDASLGQRCKDQASGNWYVRNVTHTKAANLRLINTHSLAEVFINSDGVPTLGEGNADCQTQTIGSRAGLSCKMVNYNLQTNGLSNTSIHIFPAIANSSLASAVGAYDMQFSLNGSSWKPVSNTAYYYTFNEMKSSEAIYVFFSSNFFKQMVALGISDINTKDLFNFRFQNTTSPESGWYEFSTSNTLIIKPRDFSISIISDEYTSAPSREGYVGSGEPALDFGYIVTTSGKTAADEVLIKVTGPSQAISGRSYCLFSSADGTAQVPFPASLSFITQSGATKSYDAGCDDSWHDMTDALWLTTPWTDISGEVGQMDKTTVRFSIAMDDPISLRTITDNGWFGEVSASGEIHVQATWRNIN from the coding sequence ATGGTAGCGATGCTCGCGGAACTGTCGATATCGCAAACTTATGCCGCGATCTCGAAAACCACCTGGAGCGATGCGCCAGCGCGCGAATTCGTCTTCGTTGAAAACAACTCTGATGATAACTTCTTCGTCACCCCTGGCGGCGCGTTGGATCCGCGTATGACCGGTGCAAACCGCTGGACGGGTTTAAAATACAACGGATCAGGCACGATTTATCAGCAGAGCCTGGGTTATATCGATAATGGCTATAACACCGGGCTCAATGCAAACTGGAAGTTCGACATGTGGCTGGAAAATTCCCCGGTATCCCATCCGCTGCTGGGGCTACGCTGTATTAACTGGTATGGCGGCTGCGATATGGCGACCAGCCTGATTCAGCCGCAGACTACCGACGCTAGCGGTTTTTATGGCGCGACGGTAACCAGCGGCGGCGCTAAGTGGATGCACGGCATGATGTCTGATGCTTTCTATCAGTATCTACAACAGATGCCGGTTGGCGGTAGCTTTACGATGACCATTAATGCCTGTCAGACATCCGTGGCTTACGATGCAAGCCTCGGCCAGCGCTGTAAAGATCAGGCATCAGGTAACTGGTACGTCCGTAACGTTACTCACACCAAAGCGGCGAATCTCAGGCTCATCAACACCCACTCTCTGGCAGAAGTATTTATTAACAGCGATGGCGTACCGACGCTGGGCGAAGGCAATGCCGATTGCCAGACGCAGACTATTGGTAGCCGTGCGGGTTTAAGCTGCAAAATGGTCAACTATAATTTGCAAACCAATGGCTTGAGCAATACCTCGATACATATCTTCCCGGCAATCGCTAACTCATCGCTGGCATCGGCCGTCGGGGCGTACGATATGCAGTTCAGTCTCAACGGCAGCTCGTGGAAACCGGTGAGCAATACGGCTTATTACTACACGTTCAACGAAATGAAGAGTTCGGAGGCGATCTACGTCTTTTTCTCGAGCAACTTCTTTAAGCAGATGGTGGCGTTGGGTATAAGCGACATTAACACTAAAGATTTGTTTAACTTCCGCTTTCAGAATACGACTTCACCAGAGTCAGGTTGGTATGAGTTTTCTACTTCGAATACGTTAATTATCAAACCGCGTGATTTCAGCATCAGCATTATCTCCGATGAGTACACTTCGGCGCCGTCACGTGAGGGCTACGTCGGCAGCGGCGAACCGGCGCTGGATTTCGGCTACATCGTCACCACCAGCGGCAAAACCGCCGCCGATGAGGTGTTGATTAAAGTGACCGGTCCGTCACAGGCGATTAGCGGCCGCTCGTATTGCCTGTTCAGCTCGGCGGACGGTACCGCGCAGGTGCCTTTCCCGGCGTCGCTCTCTTTCATTACCCAAAGCGGGGCGACGAAAAGTTACGACGCCGGCTGCGACGATAGCTGGCACGACATGACCGATGCGCTATGGCTGACCACGCCGTGGACTGATATTTCCGGCGAGGTGGGGCAGATGGATAAAACAACGGTGCGCTTCTCGATTGCTATGGACGATCCTATCTCGCTGCGCACCATCACCGACAACGGCTGGTTTGGCGAGGTCAGCGCTTCAGGAGAGATTCATGTCCAGGCGACGTGGCGTAACATTAATTAA
- a CDS encoding fimbria/pilus periplasmic chaperone, translating into MSRRRGVTLIKLTLASLWLLAAPLAQAISVGNLTFSLASDAEFAAKRVINNNKSARLYRVSVVGIDRPGGHEVRARPADGELLFAPRQLTLQAGESEYFKFYYHGPKDNRERYYRVSFREIPTRNLVMRAPAGGQISMEPVVVMDTILVVRPRQVQFKWAFDKAAGSVSNTGNTWFKLLIKPGCDTTEEEGDAWYLRPGDVVRQPSLRKPGNHYIIYNEKFIKISNDCPVK; encoded by the coding sequence ATGTCCAGGCGACGTGGCGTAACATTAATTAAGCTGACGCTGGCGAGCCTGTGGCTGCTGGCCGCGCCGCTGGCGCAGGCGATTTCTGTCGGTAATCTGACCTTTTCGCTGGCCTCTGACGCTGAGTTTGCGGCGAAAAGGGTGATTAACAACAATAAAAGCGCGCGGCTATATCGGGTGTCGGTGGTGGGTATCGACCGGCCCGGCGGTCATGAGGTTCGTGCCCGCCCGGCGGACGGCGAACTGCTGTTCGCCCCGCGCCAGCTGACGCTGCAGGCGGGTGAAAGCGAATATTTTAAGTTCTATTATCACGGGCCGAAGGATAACCGCGAACGCTACTATCGGGTCTCGTTTCGCGAAATTCCCACCCGCAACCTGGTGATGCGCGCCCCGGCGGGCGGGCAGATCAGCATGGAGCCGGTGGTGGTGATGGATACCATTCTGGTGGTGCGCCCGCGGCAGGTTCAGTTTAAATGGGCGTTCGATAAAGCGGCGGGGAGCGTCAGTAATACCGGCAATACCTGGTTTAAGCTGCTGATAAAACCGGGATGCGACACCACGGAAGAGGAAGGTGACGCCTGGTATCTGCGCCCCGGCGATGTCGTTCGCCAGCCGTCGCTGCGTAAGCCCGGCAACCACTACATTATCTATAACGAGAAATTTATTAAAATCAGCAATGACTGCCCGGTGAAATAG
- a CDS encoding amidohydrolase encodes MHHATEQLISAAAEEALRWRRHIHAHPDLSFNEKPTADYIAHELALFSGLEISRPLENSVIAVLRGAHPGPMWALRADIDALPLQEESGEAFCSTKPGVMHACGHDAHTAMLMGAAKVLCQLREQLHGSIKFIFQPAEEVPPGGARELVELGVVDDVEHIFGLHVFPTSPVGVITLKEGVYVASSDNFDITIRGKGGHGSMPQHCIDPVTIGAEVVGALQQIVARHIDPGNAPVLTIATFQAGDSYNVIPDSARLAGTLRTHNQQVREAVPPLMARIIDGITAAHGASYEIKWQQGYAVGNNHDATNHIAREAIARHFPAGTLQLQDKALFGSEDFSSYQEKIPGTFLFIGCGNAQKGATWNVHNPHFRIDEDALAVGIKTHIALVSELLNEE; translated from the coding sequence ATGCATCACGCCACTGAACAATTAATTTCCGCCGCGGCCGAGGAAGCGCTGCGCTGGCGTCGCCATATCCACGCCCATCCGGATCTGTCGTTTAACGAGAAGCCGACCGCCGATTACATCGCCCACGAGCTGGCGCTATTTTCCGGTCTCGAGATAAGCCGCCCGCTGGAAAATAGCGTGATTGCCGTACTGCGCGGCGCGCATCCGGGCCCGATGTGGGCGCTGCGGGCCGATATCGATGCCCTACCGCTCCAGGAAGAGAGCGGAGAAGCATTCTGCTCAACGAAGCCCGGCGTAATGCACGCCTGCGGTCACGACGCGCATACCGCGATGCTGATGGGGGCGGCGAAAGTCTTGTGCCAGCTTCGCGAACAGCTGCACGGCAGCATTAAATTCATCTTCCAGCCCGCGGAAGAGGTGCCGCCGGGCGGGGCGCGTGAGCTGGTTGAGCTTGGCGTGGTTGACGATGTCGAACATATTTTCGGCCTGCATGTTTTCCCCACCAGCCCGGTTGGCGTGATTACCCTGAAAGAGGGAGTGTACGTCGCTTCCAGCGATAACTTTGATATCACCATTCGCGGCAAAGGCGGCCACGGCTCGATGCCGCAGCACTGTATCGATCCGGTGACCATCGGCGCGGAAGTGGTCGGCGCGCTGCAGCAGATCGTCGCCCGCCATATCGATCCGGGCAACGCGCCGGTGCTGACTATCGCCACTTTTCAGGCCGGCGATAGCTATAACGTGATCCCCGACAGCGCGCGTCTGGCCGGGACGCTGCGTACCCATAACCAGCAGGTACGCGAGGCGGTGCCGCCGCTGATGGCGCGGATTATCGACGGCATCACCGCCGCCCACGGCGCCAGCTACGAAATCAAATGGCAGCAGGGCTATGCGGTGGGAAACAACCACGACGCCACCAATCATATCGCCCGCGAAGCTATAGCCCGCCACTTCCCGGCAGGCACGCTACAGCTGCAGGATAAGGCGCTATTCGGCAGCGAGGATTTCTCCTCCTATCAGGAGAAAATCCCCGGAACCTTCCTGTTTATCGGCTGCGGCAATGCGCAAAAAGGGGCGACGTGGAACGTGCACAACCCGCATTTTCGCATCGACGAAGATGCGCTGGCGGTCGGCATTAAGACCCATATCGCGCTGGTGAGTGAGTTGCTGAACGAGGAATAA
- a CDS encoding MFS transporter: protein MKSQSQMIFLLFIGYVVVYIDKTVTGFALLPIEKEFGLNAEQLGYITGIFFLAYSLFQVPAGWLNDRIGYKTMLVLSLAALGIFALCFGLLGASFGLLLLFRFLSGVGHSGYPCSCAKAVVSNFTLEQRTFAQSILLSSAGLAMTIGPIIAVNALALLGWHLSFTVLGIVACAIALLIALRVPRRQPTAVVAKQSAAGAALWRNPTVILLFLAIFCVNIPSYGLMAWLPKFFVQSMGMSLSASGYVVAAGGLGIWISSLGTGWLVGKYFLNREPLVIAISALISAVAIFAIFHARTPLTASLLLFIGEIFLMSTFVTAFTLPMKRLPENMMGSAIGLINTGGTLGGFVSPIVIGYLVEKTHGYASAFLFLSLAMVCSALAVLPLMKRKTVVSQPVID, encoded by the coding sequence ATGAAAAGTCAGTCTCAGATGATCTTCTTACTGTTTATCGGCTACGTGGTCGTTTATATCGACAAAACCGTCACCGGCTTCGCGCTGCTGCCTATCGAAAAGGAGTTCGGGCTCAACGCCGAACAACTGGGCTACATTACCGGCATCTTTTTTCTCGCCTATTCGCTGTTTCAGGTGCCGGCGGGCTGGCTTAACGATCGCATTGGCTACAAAACGATGCTGGTGCTGTCGCTGGCGGCGCTGGGGATATTCGCGCTGTGCTTTGGCCTGCTGGGAGCGAGCTTCGGCCTGCTGCTGCTGTTCCGCTTTCTGTCAGGCGTCGGCCATTCAGGCTATCCCTGCTCCTGCGCCAAGGCGGTGGTAAGCAACTTCACTCTGGAACAACGTACCTTCGCCCAATCGATATTGCTGTCGTCAGCGGGACTGGCGATGACCATTGGGCCGATTATCGCCGTTAACGCGCTGGCGCTGCTCGGCTGGCATCTGTCGTTCACCGTACTGGGGATCGTGGCCTGCGCCATCGCCCTGCTGATCGCCCTGCGCGTGCCGCGCCGGCAACCGACGGCGGTGGTCGCGAAACAGAGCGCCGCCGGCGCCGCCCTGTGGCGTAACCCCACGGTAATCCTGCTCTTTCTGGCTATCTTTTGCGTCAATATTCCCAGCTATGGCCTGATGGCCTGGCTACCGAAGTTTTTTGTTCAGAGTATGGGGATGTCGCTGTCTGCATCCGGCTACGTGGTGGCCGCGGGTGGTCTGGGGATCTGGATCTCATCGCTCGGTACCGGCTGGCTGGTGGGTAAATATTTTCTCAATCGCGAACCGCTGGTCATCGCGATTAGCGCGCTAATCAGCGCCGTGGCGATCTTCGCTATCTTCCATGCCCGGACGCCGCTGACCGCCAGCCTGCTGCTGTTTATCGGCGAAATTTTCCTGATGTCGACCTTCGTCACCGCCTTTACCCTGCCGATGAAGCGCCTGCCGGAAAATATGATGGGCTCGGCCATCGGTCTGATTAATACCGGCGGTACTCTCGGCGGCTTTGTCTCGCCGATCGTCATTGGCTATCTGGTGGAGAAAACCCACGGTTACGCCAGCGCTTTCCTGTTTCTTTCACTGGCGATGGTTTGCTCCGCGCTGGCGGTGCTGCCGCTCATGAAACGTAAAACCGTCGTCAGTCAGCCCGTTATTGATTGA
- a CDS encoding LysR substrate-binding domain-containing protein, which translates to MKYLPKLNQLQALRQVARSGSIRSAARELGQSQPALSRTLRELEQILGTQLFLRSKEGVALTEAGIAFLQRAEWVLEELRRAADEVEQINHVTHGRLTVGFSSLIALTVFPQVAEGFKQALPQVQMTVKEGQLSSLLPGVRSGEIDLAIGSVDPMHPPEGVMLEPLFTAPFCVIARKGHPLAQESDLLALRKARWLLPESPMGYYQQLQNELIHFYRQVSITPLRTDSVIVGLQMVLESDYLTIVARAMNQPLQLGEKLVTLPVSTLPAAQYCAVWSQKSALTANARLFLNRLRSACQRYAW; encoded by the coding sequence GTGAAATATCTTCCCAAATTAAACCAGCTGCAGGCGCTACGGCAGGTGGCGCGTAGCGGCAGCATCCGCTCGGCGGCGCGTGAACTGGGGCAATCGCAGCCGGCGCTGAGCCGGACATTACGTGAGCTGGAGCAAATCCTCGGTACGCAACTTTTTCTGCGCAGTAAAGAAGGCGTCGCCCTGACGGAAGCGGGAATCGCTTTCTTACAGCGCGCGGAGTGGGTGCTGGAGGAGCTGCGGCGCGCGGCGGATGAGGTGGAACAGATTAACCATGTCACCCACGGTCGGCTGACGGTCGGCTTTTCGTCGTTGATTGCCCTGACGGTATTTCCGCAAGTGGCCGAAGGGTTTAAGCAGGCGCTGCCGCAGGTACAGATGACGGTGAAAGAGGGGCAGCTTTCGTCGCTGCTGCCGGGCGTCCGCAGCGGAGAGATAGACCTGGCGATCGGATCGGTCGACCCGATGCATCCGCCGGAAGGGGTGATGCTGGAACCGCTGTTTACCGCGCCGTTCTGTGTCATCGCGCGCAAGGGGCATCCGCTGGCGCAAGAGAGCGATCTGCTGGCGCTGCGTAAAGCCCGCTGGCTGTTGCCGGAGTCGCCGATGGGCTACTACCAGCAGTTACAAAACGAGCTGATTCACTTTTATCGCCAGGTGTCGATTACCCCGCTGCGCACCGACTCGGTCATTGTCGGTTTGCAGATGGTACTGGAATCCGATTATTTGACCATCGTCGCGCGCGCCATGAACCAGCCGCTGCAGCTTGGCGAAAAGCTGGTCACGCTGCCGGTATCCACGCTCCCGGCGGCGCAGTATTGCGCGGTGTGGTCGCAAAAATCGGCGCTCACCGCCAATGCCCGGCTGTTTCTCAATCGGCTGCGAAGCGCCTGTCAGCGCTACGCCTGGTAA